The sequence below is a genomic window from Bosea sp. F3-2.
CCGGCAGCGTCTCCGGCTTCCAGCTCCGCCCCGTGTCGACCGCTACTGCCAAGGCGGTCGGCTTCAGACGCCGCGCATCGAGGAAGGGCGTCATGCCCGCCGCGCCCGGCACCATCGAGATCACGATATCGCTGCGGGCAAGCAGCGCGTCGGCATCATCGAGGATGTCCGCAGCAAGTCCGGCTGCGCCCGCCGCTTCGGCAAGGCGCTCGGCGGAGGAGCGGCTGCGGCTCAGCATCAGCGCGTTGGTCAGGCCGGGAAAGAGATCGCGGAAGGCGGCGAGATGGGCGTGAGCCTGCAAGCCGCAGCCGACGAAGCCGATGGTCCGGGGATTGGCCGATGCCAGGAGCGACGCCGCAGCGGCGCTGATCGCCGCGGTGCGGATCAGGGTGATCTCGTCGCCGTCCAGCACTGCCAGCGGCTGGCCGGTCTCGTAATCGCTGACGCAGATCAGCGCGCTCACGGCCGGCAGCGGCGAGCCGGCGGCGACGGGCGCCATCGCCACCCATTTCACCGTGGCGATCCCTTGCGCCGAGGAGGCCGCCGTCATCGCCTGGAAGCCATGGCCGGGGCCGAGCGTCAGGGTGCTCTTCGGCAGGCTGCGGGTCAGCCCGGTGGCATAGTCACGAAAGCCCTGGAGGACGGCCTCCCGTGCCGCAGCGGGCGGGATGGACAAGGCCCGGATGTCGTCGCGCGACAGATAGAGCAAGGCGTCTGTCATCCCGAGAACTCCCTGACGGCAAGGCATGGCGGCCCGCGAGAGCCGACTTCAAAGCGGAATACAGCCGCGCTTGGCCGGCGTCGAGACGGCGGCACGCGCACTAGCCCGATCTGAATCACAGCATTGACATCTTCATTAACCGGCGTATCGTTCCTTTTATTGCAACTCTAGTTCCATTTAGTGGAACTTTCAAGGTTGACCCCGATGTCCATCCTATCGTCGGCCGTGGATGTGCTTCGCTGCTTTTCCAGCACGCGTCACGACGTGACGGTGACCGATCTGGTTTCTCTGCTGGGCATGCCGAAGAGCAACGCCTCGCGCCTGCTGCGGGCGATGCGGGACGAGGGGCTGCTGGAAACCGTCGGCGACAGCAAGCGCTATCGCCCCTCGCTGCTGCTCAATCAGGTCGGCCATCTCTATCGTTTCGCCGCTTCGCTGATCGACCGCGCCGATGCGGTGGTCGGCAAGATCTCCGACCAGATTGGGCATACCGGCTATATCAGCGTCCGGCGCGGCAACGAGATCGTCGGCGTCACCGCCCATCCCGGGCGCCATGCGCTGCGCGTCGTCACCGCGATCGGCGACCGCATCCCCGCCTTCGCTTCCAGCACCGGCCGCGCTTTGCTCGCCAGGCTGTCGGACGACGAGGTCCGCGCGCTCTATCCGGAAGGCTTCACCGCGCCGTCCGAAACCGCGCCGCAGACCATGGATGAGCTGCTGGCTCGCCTGGCTGTCGTCCGCCGGGCCGGCTTCGCCGAATCCCATGACGAGGCGGTGCGCGGCGTGCGCGCCATCTCGGTCGCCGTTGGCGATCCCGCTACCGGCGATGAGGTTGCGATCTGCATCTCCTTCCCGGCGGCCACAGTCGAGCCGGCCGAGCGCCTCGCCATCGTCCGGTCTCTGGGAGAAGGCGCCGCCGAGATCGCGGCCCTGACCCAGGACAAGCGCTTCTATCCCCTGAACCTTTCCATCGCGGAGACCGCTCCATGAGCAATCGTTGGCGTATCGGCTTCGACATCGGCGGCACCTTCACCGATTTCATTCTCTATGACTCGCAGGAGCGCTCGGTCCGGCTGCACAAGCGCCTGACCACGCCGCACGATCCCTCGGAAGCCGCGCTGATCGGCCTCGGCGAACTCGTCGAGATGGCCGGGATCACGCTCGCCGATGTCGGCGACATCGTCCATGGCACGACGCTCGTCACCAACGCCGTGATCGAGCGCAAGGGTTCCAAGCTCGGGCTGATCACCACCAAGGGCTTCCGCGACATCCTCGAAATGGGGACGGAGCAGCGCTACGACATCTATGATCTCTTCCTGACCTTCCCTGACCCGCTGGTCTCGCGGGAACACCGCCTCGAAGTGGCCGAGCGTATCGACCGCGACGGCAAGGTCGTGACCGCGCTCGATGCGGAAGCCGTGCGCAATGCCGCGCGCGAGCTCGCCGCCGCCGGCTGCGAGGCGATCGCGGTCTGCTTCCTCAACAGCTATCGCAACCCGGCGCATGAGCAGGAAGCCGGCCGCATCGTCCGCGAGACCTGCCCGGAGCTCACCGTCTCGCTGTCGAGCGAGGTCGTGGCCGAAATCTGGGAGTACCAGCGCTTCGTCACCACGGCCGCCAACGCCTATGTTCAGCCGCTGATGCGCCGCTATCTGCAGCGGCTGGAGCGCGAGCTTGCGGCCCGCTGCTTCACCGGCGCGCTCCGGCTGATGCACTCGGCCGGTGGCCTCGTCTCGCCCGAGACAGCGCGCACCTTCCCGATCCGCCTGCTCGAAAGCGGCCCGGCCGGCGGCGGCCTCGCCACCGCGCTCTTCGGCGAGCTCGCCGGCCACAAGGACGTGATCTCCTTCGATATGGGCGGCACCACCGCCAAGGCCTGCATGATCGAGGACGGCCGCGCCGAGATCGCGCCGATGCTGGAGGCCGGCCGGGTCAACCGCTTCGCCAAGGGCTCCGGCCTGCCGATCAAGGCGCCGGTGATCGACATGATCGAGATCGGTGCCGGCGGCGGCTCGATCGCGGCGATCGACGAGGTCGGCCTGCTCAAGGTCGGCCCGCATTCGGCCGGCTCCGATCCCGGCCCCGCCTGCTACGGCATGGGCGGCACCAAGCCGACCGTGACCGACGCCAATCTCGTGCTCGGCTATTACGATCCCAACTTCTTCCTCGGCGGGCGCATGGCGCTCGATCTGGAGGCGGCCCGCAAGGCCGTCTCGACCGTCGCAGCCCCGCTCGGCCTCTCGGTCGAGGAGGCGGCCTGGGGTATCCACAAGGTGGTGGTCGAGAGCATGGGCGCTGCCGCCCGCGTCCATCTCGTCGAGAAGGGCAAGGATCCCCGCCATTATGCCATGGTCGGCTTCGGCGGCGCCGGTCCCGCCCATGCCGTCGACGTCGCCCGCGTGCTCGGCGTCAAGCAGGTCATCATTCCGCCGGCCTCCGGCGCGGCCTCGGCGCTCGGCTTCCTCGCCGCGCCGCTCTCCTTCGACATGGTGCGCTCGCTGCCGGTCGAGTTCTCCGAGGGCTTCGACGCGGCCGCGGTCAACGCCATGCTCAGGGATCTCGAAGCCGAGGGCCGCAAGCACCTGATCGAGGCCGGCGTGAAGCCGGAGGACGTCACGGTCGAGCGCTCGGCCGATATGCGCCTTGTCGGCCAGATGCACGATATCGCTGTGACGCTGCCGGCCGGCGCCATCGATGCCGCGAGCCTGGAGGCGATCCGCGCCGCCTTCAGCACCGCCTATTCCGCCCGCTATACCTCGGTCTATGAGGGCGCGCGGCTGGAGGCGATCAACTTCCGCGTCCGCTGCGCCGGCCCGGTGCCGACCCTGTCGCTCTCCGGCGCGGCCGGCGGCGGCGATGCGGCCGCCAAGGTCAAGGGCACGCGCTGCGCCTGGTTCGAGGGCGGCTGGAGCGAGGCGACGGTCTATGACCGCTATGCGCTGCGTTCGGGAGACAGGATCAGCGGCCCGGCCATCATCGAGGAGCGCGAGGCGACCACTATCGTCCCGCCCGGCGACAGCGTCGCCATCGACGACGTCCTGAACCTGATCGTCCATGTCGGCCAGGCCAATGCCGCCGAGACCTCGATCACCGCCGACATGCCGCTGGCCGAGGCGGCGCGCCGGATCGAGGCCGATCCGATCTCGCTCGAGATCATGTGGAGCCGGATGATCAACGTCGTCGAGGAGATGTGGCTGACGGTCTGCCGCACTGCCTTCTCGCTGGTGATCTCGGAAGCGCAGGATTTCGCCTGTGAGCTGCTCGACCCCGAAGGCGAGACGCTGGCGCACAGCCCGCGCGCCATGCCGGTGTTCAACCTGACGCTGCCGCGCGCGGTCAAGGCGCTGCTGGAGCGCTACCCGGCCGAGACGCTGAAGCCCGGCGACGTGCTGATCACCAACGATCCCTGGCTCTGCGCCGGCCATCTCTTCGACATCGCGGTGGTGACGCCGGTCTTCCTCGGTGACCGTGTCGTCGGCCTGATGGGCACGGTGGGCCATGTCTCCGACATCGGCGGCACCAAGGACAGCTTGCGGGCCCGCGAGATCTACGAGGAAGGTTTCCAGATCCCGCCGATGAAGCTGTTCGAGGCCGGGAAGATCAACGAGACGCTGGTGCGCCTGTTGGCTGAGAACGTGCGCAATTCCGAGCAGGTTCTCGGCGATCTGCACTCCTTCGTCGCGGCCAATGCCATCGGCGCCGAGCGGTTGCAGTCCTTCCTGACCGACTACGGCATGCAGGATCTGCGTGCGCTCGCCCATGTCGTGCAGAGCCGCTCTGAGAAGGCGATGCGCGAGGCGATCCGTGCGCTGCCGGACGGCACCTATCACGGCACCGTCTCGAACAATCCGCTGGGTACGCCGATGACCTATCCGCTGGCGCTGACGGTCAAGGGCGATGCGATCCATCTCGACTTCGCCGGTGCGCCGCCGCAGCTGCCGCAGGGCGGGCTGAACTGCACGCTCAATTACACGATGGCGCATGCGACCTATCCGCTGAAATGCATGCTGACGCCGAATGTGCGTGGCAATGCCGGCTGCTACCGCGCCTTCTCGATCGATGCGCCGAAGGGCTCGATCCTGAACTGCGACAAGCCGCTGGCGGTGAACCTGCGCACGCGCACCGGCTGGTATCTGGCGCCGAACATCTTCCGCGCCCTGTCGCAGGCGGCGCCCAGGCAGGTGCAGGCCTTCACCGGCCTCCCCGTTGCGGCGAGCGTCTATGGTCGCGACCCGGCCGGCGACACCTACTCCGACATGCTCTTTGTCGGCGGCGGCCAGGGCGGCTCGGCCCATGGCGACGGCAAGTCGGGCCTGCTCTATCCGACCTCGGCGGCCAACACCTCGATCGAGACCTTCGAGTCGCGTGTGCCGGTGCTGGTGGTCGAGAAGACCTACCTCACCGACTCCGGCGGCGCCGGCCAGCATCGCGGCGGCCTCGGCCAGCGCGTGCGGCTGCGCAAGCTCTCCGATGACGGGCTGCCGACGCTGGTCTCGCTCTATCCGGAAGGCGTCAACAACCCGATGCCGGGCCTGTTCGGCGGCAAGGCCGGCGGCGGCGCTTCCGGCCGGGTCATCGACGAGCAGGGCCATGTGCTGAAGGACGTCGGCACCGGCGAGCTCGTCCAGGTCAAGCAGCCGCATGAGATCGTCGAGCTCGTGCTTGCGGGTGGCGCCGGCTACGGCCCGGCCTCCGAGCGCTCGCGGGAGACGATCGCCCGCGACATCGCGCTCGGCCTGGTTTCACCGGATGCGGCCAAGCGCGACTACGGCATGCAGGGAGCGCATGCCACGCAGGATGTCGGCGAGGCCAAGGCCGGCATCCTGGTTGCCTGACGAGCGCAATCGAAACGCAAACAGCCCGCAAGGGGCGACTATGGGGACTGAGGCATGAACAATCCGACTAAAGGGGTGCCTCAGCGGCACCCCAGCCTATTTGAGCCGGCGACGCTGCTGCTCATTGCCGTGCTCTGCGTCTTCGGCGCGATCATCGGCATGCAGCTTCTGGTGTCGCTCGGCATTACCGCCAATACCTCGCTGATCGGCGCACTCGCTGCCATGGCCCTGGCGCGCGTGCCGCTCGCGGTTTTCGCCCGCTACCGCTCGATCCATGTGCAGAATCTGGCCCAGAGTGCGATCTCCTCGGCCACCTTCGGCGCGGCGAACAGCCTGCTCCTGCCGGTCGGCATTCCCTGGCTGCTTGGCCGGCCGGACCTCGTGCTGCCGATGCTGGCGGGCGCCTTCTTCGCGATGCTGCTCGACGCCTATCTGCTCTACCGGATGTTCGATTCCCGCGTCTTCCCGGCGACCGGCGCCTGGCCGCCGGGCGTCGCCGCCGCCGAGGCGATCAAGGCCGGCGACGAGGGCGGCCGCAAGGCGGTGCTGATGGGCATCGGCTTTGGCACCGGCGTCGTCGCCTCCTTCATCAAGATCCCGCTGGCCTGGATCGGCTTCGCCGGCTCGACTGCGGTCAGCGGCATTCCGATGTCGGCCTTCGGCGTCGCCTTCATCGGCAACATCTGGGCGCTGCTGATGTTCGGCATCGGCCTGCTGCTGCGCGGCTATTCCGGCCAGCTCTTCGGCGGGCCGGCCTTCGCGAACCTGATCCCGAAGGGCGACCTGATGGCCGCCTATATCCCTCACGGCTTCATGATCGGCGCCGGCCTCGTCGCGCTGCTGCAGGTTGCACTGCTGCTGTTCCGGCGCAGCGATGCCGCCAAGGCGGGCGAGCCCAAGGCTGGCGTCAGCGATGCGGAGGTGCGCCGCGCGCTCGGCCTCGGCACGGTCGGCTATCTCGTCATCGCGGTGTTCATCGCCGTGGTCGGCGGGCTGATGAGCGACATGTCGGTCGGCATGCTGATCCTGTTCGTGCTCTATGCCGCCTTCGCGGCCTATGTGCATGAGCTGATCGTCGGCCTCGCCGCGATGCATTCCGGCTGGTTCCCGGCCTTTGCGGTGGCGCTGATCACGCTGATCATCGGCATGCTGATCGGCTTCCCGATGCCGGCGCTGGCGCTGCTCGTCGGCTTCTCGGCCGCGACCGGACCCGCCTTCGCCGATATGGGCTATGACCTGAAGGCCGGCTATCTGCTGCGCGGCAATGGTGCCGATCCCGCCTTTGAGCTTGATGGTCGCCGCCAGCAGCTCTTTGCCGCGATGTTCGCCTTCGTGGTTGCCGGCGCCGTCGTGCTGTTCTCCTATCAGTCCTTCTTCGACCAGAACCTCGTCGCTCCGGTGAACAAGGTCTATGCCGCGACGATCAAGGCGGGTGTTGCGCCCGGCGTCGCCTGGCAGCTCTTCCTCTGGGCGATCCCCGGCGCGATCCTGCAGTTCATCGGCGGGCCGAAGCGGCAGATCGGCGTGCTCTTCGCCACCGGCCTCCTCATCAACTTCCCGATGGCGGGCTGGGCGGTGCTGGCCGGCATCCTCTGCCGGCTGATCTGGGAGAAGCTGCGCGGCAAGAGCGGCGAGGGCGACATGGAGGTCTTCGCCGCCGGTGTCATCGCCGGAGACGCGATCTTCTCCTTCTTCGACTCGGTCGCGAAGAACTTCAAGCGCTGAGCCCGATCAGGCCCGGACGGGAAACCGCCCGGGCCTTTTGCCTCTATACAGGGCGGGACCATGAGCAAGCTCGGAACCCTCACCATCGGCCAGGCGCCACGGGCCGACATCACGCCGATCCTCGACGCTGTGCTCGATGCGAGCCTGCCGCGGCGCCATGCCGGGGTGTTGGATGACCTCAGCCGCGCCGAGATTGAGCGCGACTTTGCGACGGAGCCGGGCCAGCCGGTGCTGATCACCAGGCTCCTCGACGGCAGCTCGGTCGTCATCGACCGCGCCCGCACCGAAAGAGCGGCGCAGCGCAAGCTCGCCTTGCTTGAGGCTGAGGACTGCAGCACCATCCTGATGCTCTGCACGGGGCATTTCGAGAGTCTGAGTACTGAGAAGGCGCGGCTCGTCGAACCCGATCGCATCCTGCCTGCGGCCGTGGCAGCGCTGACGCAGGGCGTGCAACTCGGGATCATCGTACCTCTCGCCGAGCAGATCTCCTCCGAGGCCGGAAAATGGGCGCCGCTCGGCCGTGCTTCGCTCTATGCCGCCGCTTCGCCCTATGGCGGCCCCGGCGCGTCGGTCGCAGAGGCTGCACGCGAGTTGGCCGGGCGCGGTGCCGAGATCCTGCTGATGGATTGCATGGGCTTCGTCGAGCGGCATCGCCGCGAGGCGGCGGAGGCCGGCCTGCCGGTCATCCTCTCCAACAGCCTGATCGCCAAGCTGGTGTCCGAGATCGTCTGACGGCGACGACAGGCCGTGAAATGCAGAAAGGCCGCCCGGAGTTATTCCCCCAGACTTGGGTACATAGTTTGGCGAAGAACAGGCCCTGGCGGTTTCCAAAGCTCCTCAGTGAGGGGCTTTTTGAACGCTGCAAAGCGTGAAGCTTACCCATAATCATACATCAGATGGCGCAGCTTGGCTTGAATCACTTTCGCGAACACAAGCATTCACAGTAGGTGGCGGCGCGGCGCAACTGGTCCGGATTGCGCAGCCGCGCAGCTGGGCCAGATTCTTGTCCGTGGCGATATCGGAGCGCGCCCGCAAGCGATGCCATTGTGCCGCCAGCAGCAGCAAGCGTTGCGATTACCGGGCTCCTCCGTTTGCCAAAGTCGGCAGCCTGTTAACCGGTGGTAGCATGCCGAGGAGATG
It includes:
- a CDS encoding hydantoinase B/oxoprolinase family protein → MSNRWRIGFDIGGTFTDFILYDSQERSVRLHKRLTTPHDPSEAALIGLGELVEMAGITLADVGDIVHGTTLVTNAVIERKGSKLGLITTKGFRDILEMGTEQRYDIYDLFLTFPDPLVSREHRLEVAERIDRDGKVVTALDAEAVRNAARELAAAGCEAIAVCFLNSYRNPAHEQEAGRIVRETCPELTVSLSSEVVAEIWEYQRFVTTAANAYVQPLMRRYLQRLERELAARCFTGALRLMHSAGGLVSPETARTFPIRLLESGPAGGGLATALFGELAGHKDVISFDMGGTTAKACMIEDGRAEIAPMLEAGRVNRFAKGSGLPIKAPVIDMIEIGAGGGSIAAIDEVGLLKVGPHSAGSDPGPACYGMGGTKPTVTDANLVLGYYDPNFFLGGRMALDLEAARKAVSTVAAPLGLSVEEAAWGIHKVVVESMGAAARVHLVEKGKDPRHYAMVGFGGAGPAHAVDVARVLGVKQVIIPPASGAASALGFLAAPLSFDMVRSLPVEFSEGFDAAAVNAMLRDLEAEGRKHLIEAGVKPEDVTVERSADMRLVGQMHDIAVTLPAGAIDAASLEAIRAAFSTAYSARYTSVYEGARLEAINFRVRCAGPVPTLSLSGAAGGGDAAAKVKGTRCAWFEGGWSEATVYDRYALRSGDRISGPAIIEEREATTIVPPGDSVAIDDVLNLIVHVGQANAAETSITADMPLAEAARRIEADPISLEIMWSRMINVVEEMWLTVCRTAFSLVISEAQDFACELLDPEGETLAHSPRAMPVFNLTLPRAVKALLERYPAETLKPGDVLITNDPWLCAGHLFDIAVVTPVFLGDRVVGLMGTVGHVSDIGGTKDSLRAREIYEEGFQIPPMKLFEAGKINETLVRLLAENVRNSEQVLGDLHSFVAANAIGAERLQSFLTDYGMQDLRALAHVVQSRSEKAMREAIRALPDGTYHGTVSNNPLGTPMTYPLALTVKGDAIHLDFAGAPPQLPQGGLNCTLNYTMAHATYPLKCMLTPNVRGNAGCYRAFSIDAPKGSILNCDKPLAVNLRTRTGWYLAPNIFRALSQAAPRQVQAFTGLPVAASVYGRDPAGDTYSDMLFVGGGQGGSAHGDGKSGLLYPTSAANTSIETFESRVPVLVVEKTYLTDSGGAGQHRGGLGQRVRLRKLSDDGLPTLVSLYPEGVNNPMPGLFGGKAGGGASGRVIDEQGHVLKDVGTGELVQVKQPHEIVELVLAGGAGYGPASERSRETIARDIALGLVSPDAAKRDYGMQGAHATQDVGEAKAGILVA
- a CDS encoding OPT/YSL family transporter, which produces MNNPTKGVPQRHPSLFEPATLLLIAVLCVFGAIIGMQLLVSLGITANTSLIGALAAMALARVPLAVFARYRSIHVQNLAQSAISSATFGAANSLLLPVGIPWLLGRPDLVLPMLAGAFFAMLLDAYLLYRMFDSRVFPATGAWPPGVAAAEAIKAGDEGGRKAVLMGIGFGTGVVASFIKIPLAWIGFAGSTAVSGIPMSAFGVAFIGNIWALLMFGIGLLLRGYSGQLFGGPAFANLIPKGDLMAAYIPHGFMIGAGLVALLQVALLLFRRSDAAKAGEPKAGVSDAEVRRALGLGTVGYLVIAVFIAVVGGLMSDMSVGMLILFVLYAAFAAYVHELIVGLAAMHSGWFPAFAVALITLIIGMLIGFPMPALALLVGFSAATGPAFADMGYDLKAGYLLRGNGADPAFELDGRRQQLFAAMFAFVVAGAVVLFSYQSFFDQNLVAPVNKVYAATIKAGVAPGVAWQLFLWAIPGAILQFIGGPKRQIGVLFATGLLINFPMAGWAVLAGILCRLIWEKLRGKSGEGDMEVFAAGVIAGDAIFSFFDSVAKNFKR
- a CDS encoding IclR family transcriptional regulator, producing MSILSSAVDVLRCFSSTRHDVTVTDLVSLLGMPKSNASRLLRAMRDEGLLETVGDSKRYRPSLLLNQVGHLYRFAASLIDRADAVVGKISDQIGHTGYISVRRGNEIVGVTAHPGRHALRVVTAIGDRIPAFASSTGRALLARLSDDEVRALYPEGFTAPSETAPQTMDELLARLAVVRRAGFAESHDEAVRGVRAISVAVGDPATGDEVAICISFPAATVEPAERLAIVRSLGEGAAEIAALTQDKRFYPLNLSIAETAP
- a CDS encoding AroM family protein: MSKLGTLTIGQAPRADITPILDAVLDASLPRRHAGVLDDLSRAEIERDFATEPGQPVLITRLLDGSSVVIDRARTERAAQRKLALLEAEDCSTILMLCTGHFESLSTEKARLVEPDRILPAAVAALTQGVQLGIIVPLAEQISSEAGKWAPLGRASLYAAASPYGGPGASVAEAARELAGRGAEILLMDCMGFVERHRREAAEAGLPVILSNSLIAKLVSEIV
- a CDS encoding ornithine cyclodeaminase family protein translates to MTDALLYLSRDDIRALSIPPAAAREAVLQGFRDYATGLTRSLPKSTLTLGPGHGFQAMTAASSAQGIATVKWVAMAPVAAGSPLPAVSALICVSDYETGQPLAVLDGDEITLIRTAAISAAAASLLASANPRTIGFVGCGLQAHAHLAAFRDLFPGLTNALMLSRSRSSAERLAEAAGAAGLAADILDDADALLARSDIVISMVPGAAGMTPFLDARRLKPTALAVAVDTGRSWKPETLPAFNLLATDSLEQSRAPYGVDGNPVSTVAFQHDLIALAGAPHPTAAAGRSLFAFRGVAFADLALAHLAVAQARAQGLGTVLPR